In Chondrinema litorale, one genomic interval encodes:
- a CDS encoding cadherin domain-containing protein: MQKKLIIHLLYFLILGLIIACDEDDPINLAPEVTDQNFTINENSANGTPVGTIQATDQEEETLNFSITNGNTDDAFLLNATSGELTVNNTEALDFESNASFTLTINVSDKENTTTVTVTITITDVNENTAPTIENQQFSIDENSEESTIIGTVAATDAEDDALTFKITDGNAENVFSIDSLSGELSVSSSAALDYEVNPSFALTVEVSDGELTTSAEITILLNDVSPELFTTETEITDALNQSYADLSSYIEYTYLFDAVYTNVITAPSEDWDDISTHSQNSLNTKVNQFWFGAKDIIFVLNNIILSAEEVLPSGEQQNEVIAQAQVMRAYLHFTMLEWFGNIPLELDITPENATQTSPSQLVMHIEAEVNAAIEILPTSWEGNNNYITKDLAKALLARVKLFNNDWSGVLEQATAMVNNGTYSLSDDTESFTKGDTEIIWGFDETGEVTFSNAYTKGNYIPLFRLTESYLMQAEAHIMMGNSADCITALNTLRDRSEQTLLPNGASQSELIGASFDQWQTEMDFGGVSFSTLKRYQKAEDELSIQTYQLLLPIPQTVIDNNPNLFQNMGY; this comes from the coding sequence ATGCAAAAAAAACTAATTATCCATTTACTATACTTCTTAATTTTAGGATTAATCATCGCTTGTGATGAGGACGATCCAATTAACCTAGCTCCAGAAGTAACTGACCAAAATTTTACAATTAATGAAAATAGTGCCAATGGTACACCCGTTGGAACCATTCAAGCAACAGATCAAGAAGAAGAAACATTAAATTTTTCAATTACTAATGGCAATACAGATGATGCATTCTTGCTCAATGCTACTTCAGGCGAACTTACTGTAAATAATACAGAGGCTTTAGACTTTGAAAGTAATGCATCTTTTACACTCACAATTAATGTTAGTGATAAAGAAAATACTACTACAGTAACTGTAACTATTACTATCACTGATGTAAATGAGAATACTGCTCCAACTATAGAAAATCAACAGTTTTCAATTGATGAAAACAGTGAAGAAAGTACAATTATTGGAACCGTTGCCGCAACTGATGCAGAAGATGATGCATTGACTTTTAAGATTACCGATGGAAATGCAGAAAATGTATTTTCTATAGATTCATTATCTGGTGAGCTTTCGGTAAGTTCGAGTGCTGCCTTAGATTATGAGGTAAATCCTAGTTTTGCACTAACAGTTGAAGTTAGTGATGGGGAACTTACTACTTCTGCAGAAATAACTATTCTTTTAAATGATGTTTCTCCTGAGCTTTTCACGACTGAAACTGAAATTACTGATGCCTTAAATCAAAGTTATGCTGATCTAAGCAGCTATATAGAATACACTTATTTATTTGATGCTGTTTACACAAATGTAATTACTGCTCCTTCTGAGGATTGGGATGATATAAGTACTCATAGTCAAAATTCACTCAATACCAAAGTGAACCAATTTTGGTTTGGAGCAAAAGATATCATTTTTGTATTGAATAATATTATTTTGAGTGCCGAAGAAGTTTTACCTTCTGGAGAACAACAAAACGAAGTGATTGCTCAAGCTCAAGTAATGAGGGCATATTTACATTTTACCATGTTAGAATGGTTTGGAAACATTCCATTGGAATTAGATATTACACCTGAAAATGCAACTCAAACATCACCAAGTCAATTAGTAATGCATATCGAAGCTGAAGTTAATGCAGCAATAGAAATTCTTCCAACTTCTTGGGAAGGTAACAATAATTATATTACAAAGGATTTAGCAAAAGCACTTTTAGCAAGAGTAAAATTATTTAATAATGATTGGTCAGGAGTACTTGAGCAGGCTACTGCAATGGTAAATAATGGCACTTACTCATTAAGTGATGACACAGAAAGTTTCACTAAAGGTGATACTGAAATAATTTGGGGATTTGATGAAACTGGAGAGGTGACTTTTTCTAATGCTTACACCAAAGGTAATTATATCCCACTTTTCAGGTTAACAGAAAGTTATTTAATGCAAGCAGAAGCTCATATTATGATGGGAAATAGTGCAGATTGTATTACTGCACTCAACACATTGCGCGATAGATCTGAACAAACACTTTTACCTAATGGTGCTAGCCAGAGTGAATTGATTGGAGCAAGTTTTGACCAATGGCAAACTGAAATGGATTTTGGTGGAGTATCTTTTAGCACCCTAAAAAGATACCAAAAAGCAGAAGATGAGCTATCAATCCAAACTTATCAACTGCTTCTCCCAATACCACAAACAGTAATTGATAATAATCCTAATCTATTTCAAAACATGGGATATTAA
- a CDS encoding TlpA family protein disulfide reductase → MYKITLLFIALLFLNISILFAQDKKQIYYDEKGNKISFMEFVSIEMSGRYTSYSDSSSKYKVEWKWIANSEQQKNEFISKARVENIVADSIGQTFPGISFYDINNQLYNKDSLNGKIVFINYWFVGCTPCEAERPELNRLYEKYKNKDDIVFLSFSNSDEKTVRKFLKSHAINYPVAIFSRTLDDKLGISEFPVNIILDKSLKYKLYMKGISKGTSLLIEETLEDLL, encoded by the coding sequence ATGTATAAGATTACCCTATTATTTATAGCACTTTTATTCCTAAACATTTCCATTCTTTTTGCTCAAGATAAAAAGCAAATCTATTATGATGAAAAGGGAAACAAAATATCATTTATGGAATTTGTTTCCATAGAGATGTCTGGTAGGTATACTTCCTATTCAGATTCAAGTAGTAAATATAAAGTTGAATGGAAATGGATTGCGAATTCTGAACAACAAAAAAATGAGTTTATATCGAAAGCCAGAGTAGAAAATATTGTAGCTGATTCTATCGGACAAACTTTTCCGGGTATTAGTTTTTATGATATAAATAATCAATTATACAATAAAGATAGTCTAAATGGGAAAATAGTATTTATAAACTATTGGTTTGTAGGTTGTACTCCTTGCGAAGCAGAAAGACCTGAACTAAATCGCCTTTATGAAAAGTATAAAAATAAGGATGATATTGTCTTTCTATCTTTTTCAAATAGCGATGAAAAAACAGTAAGGAAATTTCTCAAATCACATGCTATAAATTATCCAGTTGCCATTTTCTCTCGAACACTGGATGATAAACTAGGTATTTCTGAATTTCCTGTAAACATCATACTAGATAAGAGTTTGAAATATAAGCTGTATATGAAGGGAATTTCTAAAGGTACGTCTCTATTGATAGAAGAAACATTAGAAGATTTACTATAG